The genomic window TGCCGCAGCAGGTTGTACTCGGTGGGGGTCAGCTCGACCGGCTGGCCGGCCCGGCGCACCGAGTAGGTGGCCTCGTCCATCTCCAGGTCGCCGTGCCGCAGCACCCGCTCGGCGACGCCGGTGTCGCGCCGGGTGCGGCGCAGGACCGCGTGCACCCGCGCGACGACCTCGTCCACGCCGAAGGGCTTGGTGATGTAGTCGTCGCCGCCGAGCGCCAGCCCGGCCACCACGTCGCGCGGGGCGTCGCGGGCGGTGACGAAGATGATCGCGAGGTCGTCCGTGCCGGGGTCGGCGGCCCGCTCCGCGGCGTGCTCGGCGCGCAGCGCGCGGCAGACCTCCCAGCCGTTGCCGTCGGGCAGCATGACGTCGAGCAGCACGAGGTCGGGCCGGTGCTCACGGACGGCGGCGAGCGCCTCCCGTCTGGTCGCGGCGCAGTGCACCGTGAAGCCGTTGTAGCTGAGCGTGATCCGCAGGATGTCCGCGATTCCGGGCTCGTCCTCGACCACGAGCACCCTGGGAGCCGTGCCGAGAGCTGTCTCCATGAGGTCAAGTATCCGCAACCCGCGTCACCACTGGCGCACGCGAACTTTGGAGTTCCTTGAGAGAAGTCGTTTCGGCTTGGTCAGGGCGGGGCGACCGCTGAGTCTGGAGGGGGGCGAGTGGATCAGCAGACAAGATCGTGTGTGAAGACAAAGGGATGGGGGAAAAGATCGTGGCCGTTCTGGCGCGATGGTGCTTCCGGCACAAATGGCTGGTGATCCTGCTGTGGGTGGCCGTGCTGCTCGGGGCCGGCACCGCGGGCAGGATCGCGGGCGACACCTACTCGAACGTGTTCTCGCTCCCCAACACCGAGTCCAGCAAGGTCATCGACCTGCTCGACAAGGCGGTGCACGACCAGTCCGGCGAGTCCGACACCGTGGTGTGGCACGTCGACTCCGGCTCGGTCAAGGACGCTTCGGTGCGGCAGCGGATCGCCCCGATGCTGGAGAAGGTCCGGCACCAGAAGGACGTCGGCCAGGTCGTCAGCCCGTATGACGCCGCCGGTGCCACGCAGATCAGCAAGGACGGCAGGACGGCGTACGCGACGGTGACGTACGACGTGCTGGGCGCCGAGCTGGACAAGGCGCAGGTGCAGGACCTGGTCGACACCGCGCACGGTGCCCGCGCCGACGGGCTCCAGGTGGAGCTGGGCGGCAACGTGATCGCCACGGTCGAGCAGCCGCCGGCCGGGCTGAGCGAATTCGTCGGCATCGGCGCGGCCGCGCTGGTGCTCTTCCTGGCCTTCGGCTCGCTGTTCGGCATGCTGACGCCGATCGTGACGGCGCTGTTCGCCATCGGCATCTCCTCCTCGCTGATCACCCTGCTCACCCACACGATGAACGTGCCGGACTTCGCCGGGCAGCTGGCGATGCTGGTCGGCCTCGGCGTCGGCATCGACTACGCGCTGTTCATCGTGACCAGGCACCGCAAGGGCATCCTCAGCGGCAAGTCGCCCGAGGAGTCGGCGGTCACCGCGGTGAACACCTCGGGCCGTGCGGTGCTGTTCGCCGGCGGCACGGTCTGCATCGCGCTGCTCGGCATGTTCACGGTCGGCCTGAGCCTGCTGTACGGGGTGGCGATCTCGGCCGCGATGACCGTGGTCGTCTCGGTGCTGGCCGCGATCACGCTGCTGCCCGCGCTGCTCGGGGTGTTCGGGCAGCGGGTGCTCAGCCGCCGCCAGCGGCGGAAGTTCGCCGCGAGCGGGGCGCACACCGGGGACGCGGTGGGTGCCGCGATGCGCTGGTCGTCGTTCGTGCAGCGGCACCCGAAGGCACTGGCCGCCGTCGCGGTGGTGGTGATGGCGGTCCTGGCTATCCCGACGCTGTCGCTGCGCCTCGGCTCCTCCGACCAGGGCAACGACCAGAAGTCCAGCACCACCCGCAAGGCGTACGACATGCTCGCGGACGGCTTCGGGCCCGGCTTCAACGGGCCGCTGACCATCCTGGCCGAGGTGCCGGGCGGCGCACGGGACAGGGCGGCGCTCGACGGCCTGGTCACCACGCTGGACCACACCAAGGGCATCGCCTACGCCGCCGCGATGCCGATGCGGCCGGACAGCACGGTCGCGCTGGTGCGCGCGGTGCCGACGACGTCGCCGCAGGACAAGGCCACGACGACGCTGATCGACCACCTGCGGGGCGAGGTGGTGCCGGCCGCCGAGCGGGGCACCACGATGAAGGCCTACGTCGGGGGTCCGACGGCGACCTTCAAGGACTTCGCCTCGGTGCTCGGCAGCAAGATGCCGATCTTCATCGGGGTGATCATCGCGCTGGGCTTCGTGCTGCTGCTGCTCGCCTTCCGCAGCATCGTGGTCCCGCTGACCGCGGCGGTGATGAACATGGTCGCGGCGGGCGCGTCGTTCGGCGTGCTGGTGGCGACCTTCCAGTGGGCGTGGGGCGGCAGCCTGCTGGGGGCGACCAGGCAGGGGCCGATCGACGCCTTCCTGCCGGTGATCATGCTGGCGCTGCTGTTCGGCCTGTCGATGGACTACCAGGTCTTCCTGGTGAGCCGGATGCACGAGGAGTGGGTTCACACCAGGGACAGCGCCCGTGCGGTGCGGATCGGGCTGGCCGAGACCAGCCGGGTGATCAACTCGGCCGCGGTGATCATGATCTGCGTCTTCGGCGCCTTCGCGCTCAGCGGCGTCAGGGTGCTGGGCATGTTCGGCATCGGGCTGGCCGGGGCCGTCGCGCTGGACGCCTTCATCCTGCGGACGGTGCTGGTGCCCTCGCTGATGCATATGTTCGGTACGGCGAACTGGTGGCTGCCGGCCTGGCTGGACAAGCGGTTGCCGCACATGGCGGTGGAGCCGGCCGAGGATCCGGCGGCGCCCGAGGAGGGCGGGCGGACGCCGGACCTGGCACTGGCG from Streptomyces sp. NBC_01198 includes these protein-coding regions:
- a CDS encoding MMPL family transporter, yielding MGEKIVAVLARWCFRHKWLVILLWVAVLLGAGTAGRIAGDTYSNVFSLPNTESSKVIDLLDKAVHDQSGESDTVVWHVDSGSVKDASVRQRIAPMLEKVRHQKDVGQVVSPYDAAGATQISKDGRTAYATVTYDVLGAELDKAQVQDLVDTAHGARADGLQVELGGNVIATVEQPPAGLSEFVGIGAAALVLFLAFGSLFGMLTPIVTALFAIGISSSLITLLTHTMNVPDFAGQLAMLVGLGVGIDYALFIVTRHRKGILSGKSPEESAVTAVNTSGRAVLFAGGTVCIALLGMFTVGLSLLYGVAISAAMTVVVSVLAAITLLPALLGVFGQRVLSRRQRRKFAASGAHTGDAVGAAMRWSSFVQRHPKALAAVAVVVMAVLAIPTLSLRLGSSDQGNDQKSSTTRKAYDMLADGFGPGFNGPLTILAEVPGGARDRAALDGLVTTLDHTKGIAYAAAMPMRPDSTVALVRAVPTTSPQDKATTTLIDHLRGEVVPAAERGTTMKAYVGGPTATFKDFASVLGSKMPIFIGVIIALGFVLLLLAFRSIVVPLTAAVMNMVAAGASFGVLVATFQWAWGGSLLGATRQGPIDAFLPVIMLALLFGLSMDYQVFLVSRMHEEWVHTRDSARAVRIGLAETSRVINSAAVIMICVFGAFALSGVRVLGMFGIGLAGAVALDAFILRTVLVPSLMHMFGTANWWLPAWLDKRLPHMAVEPAEDPAAPEEGGRTPDLALASSTD
- a CDS encoding response regulator transcription factor, encoding METALGTAPRVLVVEDEPGIADILRITLSYNGFTVHCAATRREALAAVREHRPDLVLLDVMLPDGNGWEVCRALRAEHAAERAADPGTDDLAIIFVTARDAPRDVVAGLALGGDDYITKPFGVDEVVARVHAVLRRTRRDTGVAERVLRHGDLEMDEATYSVRRAGQPVELTPTEYNLLRHLLRHAGRIISKEQLLQHVWQYETVVPSTVVETYISYLRRKLDRFGPPMIETRRGVGYGLRAVEQA